In the Prosthecobacter sp. genome, CGTCGAGCGAGTTCGCGCCGGGGACGAGCTTCTTGAGGCTTTCCGGCGTGCCGTCGGCCACGACTTTGCCGCGGTCGATGATGATGGCACGCGAGCAGGCGGCCTCGACCTCCTCCAGAATGTGCGTGGAGAAGATGATGGCCTTGTTCTGGCCCATGCGCTTGATCATGCTGCGCACCTCGTGCTTCTGATTCGGGTCGAGGCCATCGGTCGGCTCGTCGAGAATGAGCACATCGGGGTCGTGGATGATGCTTTGCGCGAAGCAGGTGCGGTGGCGGTAGCCTTTGGAGAGCGTGTCAACGCTCTGATTGCGCACGTTGTCGAGGAAGCACATGTCCAGCACGCGGTCGATGGCCTTGGTGCGTGCGGAGCCGTGCAGGCCGCGCATTTCGGCACAGAAGGCCAGGAAGCTGGCCACCGTCATGTCGGAGTAGAGCGGGGCGTTTTCCGGCAGGTAGCCGAGGCGCTGCTTCGCTAATTCCGGCTCCTCCAGCATGTCGATGCCGCAGAGTTTCACGCTGCCGCCGGTGGGGCGGAAGTAACCGGTGACCATGCGCATGGTGGTGGATTTGCCGGCGCCGTTCGGCCCGAGGAAGCCGAGCACTTCACCTTTTTCCACGGAGAAGGAGACATCATCGACTGCCACCTTGGTGCCGAACACTTTGATGAGGTTCTTAACTTGGATCATAACGTCGTTGGGATCGGTTGGTTGGGGAGATTGACGCCACAGGGGGGAGGCGTCTGGTTGTTCGCCCCCTCCGGACGTTCAATCGCGGATCGCTGCTTTAGGAGGTCCGCAGGTCTTTTCAACTGAATTTTCGCAGGGTGCGGGCTGCGTTGAACGCGGCTGCTGACAATCAGGTTGCAGAAAAAATTTCAACGTGACTGAGCACCCCGACCACCTACATTCCATGCCCCCAGCCGCCGATCTTCATGCTTTGGAACCAAAACATTGATCCTACCAAGGATCTGTCACAGAAACCCTTTGTCCTGTGGCGTCCCTTCATCGCCGCATGGGAATGGCTGGTACCGCCCACGGTGGCGCATCGTGACCGCCAGTCGCCGCTGGCGCGCTGGATCGCCGCCTTCGTGATCATCTGCATCTCCACCACATTGCTGATCCTTGGCATCGTGTATGCCAGGCCGCTGAAGAACTCGTACAAAAACATGCGTGCGGAGAGCATGGTGAAGGAGGCCCGGCGCATGGCGGAGAACGGGCAGATCGTCAATGCCGTGATGAAGGCGCAGGAGGCCTACACCAAGGCTCCTGAGAGCGTCGAGGCCATCCGGCTGAACTTTGAGTACTTCACGCAGATGAAGCGCGACACGGCGCTGTTTTTCTATGACAAGCTGAAGGAGCACGAGGCCCTCACCCCCGCCGATGAGCAGATGCATGTGCGCTGCCTTATGAACCTCGGAAGACCGAAGGAGGCCTCTTCGGCGCTGGAGCAACTGATGCGCGTGGAGCAGCCCAGCGAGGCGCTGATGAAGCTGGCCGAGGATGTCTGGGGCCAGCGTGAGCAGAACAAACCGCTGCTCAATGTGCTGCGCAGTTACACCGAAAAAAATCCCGACGACAAGGAGAGCGCACTGCGTCTCGCCAAGGTGCAAATCTCTTCTGGCAATCCTGGCGAGGCAGGCCAGGGCATGGAACTGCTCTGGACTCTGGCCGCTCAAGATGACGCGCTCGGCCTGCAAACCCTGGAGTACATCAGCGGACTGCCATCCCTGACACCTGCCGACACCGTCAAGCTGATCCAACGTCTCAAGAAACATCCCAAGGCGGATGACCGGCACTATGTCACCGCCTTGAAACGCGAGGTGCAGCAGTCACCGGAACGCAAAAAGGCGATCGTCATGGAGGCCACGGCGAAGTACCGGGACAAAAAGCGCAATGAACTGCTGCCGTTTGTGCGCTGGCTGGTCGAGGAGGGTGAATTCCTGCAGGTGCTGACCATCCTGCCCGAGGAGGATGCCAAGGCCCATCAGGGGCTGCTGGAGAACTACCTCAACGCGCTCACCATGCTCCAGCGGTTCAACGACCTGGAACGCCTGGTCAATGATCCCAAAGTCGCGGATATTCTCGACCCCACCACGGTGGCCATGTTCCGCGCGCACCTGGCCTACGTTTTGAAAAAACCCGCCGAGGAACTGCGCTCCAAACTCATCGCCGCCAAGGATGCGGCCCAAATCAACGGGCGCTACCCCTCCCTGCTGCGCATCGCCCAGTATGGCGAGGACCGCGGCCATTTCGACATCGCCGAGGATGCCTACCGTCTTACCATCAAGGCCGCTCAGCGCGCTTCAGCACCGCCACGGATCGAACGCGAGGCGTTTGCCGGTCTCATCAAGTCCTGCGAGGCCAACCACAACACCGAAGCTCTGCTGCAAGCGACCTTGGATGCCGTGCAACGCTGGCCCGATGACAATTCGTTTATTGAACGTCACCTCTACACCAGCCTGCTGGCTGGAAGGAACATCGAATTGTGTCTGCGCAACGCCCAGAAACTGCTGCAAACCCAGCCCAAGGACAATCTGCGCCGGCTCACCGTGGCCCTGGCCTTCTGGCGTCTGCATGACATCCAGCAGGCTGTCTCCTATCTTCAGTACATGGATTTGAATCTTCTCACCGAAGGACAACGCGCTGTCTTTGCCGCCATCGCCCACAGCGGTGGCTTCCATGACGAAGCCAAAGGCGTGATCAAGTCCATCAGCCCCAAGGCCAGCATGCTGCCAGAGGAGCGCCGGTGCTATGAATTCCCGCTGAAGTAACCACCTTCATTCTTCAGGCCACACTCTGGCGGAATCTTTGAGCCGTCCGTCCACGAACTCCACGCCTTCAGACTTCAGCAGCGCCAATTTCTCACGCATCTTCTTACCCGCAGTTTGACCGGAATAACCCCCAAGCGTCAGATCCGCGCGAATCACACGATGGCAGGGCACCTCGGGAGCCAGCGGGTTGCGTTTGAGAGCCTGCCCGATCGCCTGAGCTGAGCGACAATGCAGCGCCTTCGCAATCGCGCGGTAGGTCGTCACCTTTCCCCGCGGCACTTCGCGGATGAACTCATAAACTCTCTGCTGAAACGGTGTCATGTGGCATGAAAAAAGCCGCCTGGCACAGGCGGCTTTAAAATTCATGGCGGAACGGACGGGACTTGAACCCGCAACCTCCAACGTGACAGGCTGGCGCTCTAACCAATTGAGCTACCGCTCCTCACCAAGAATAGGGCCGCGATATTAAACGCATGCATTGCTCTGGCAAACGGAAACTTCCACGTGCGGATATTTTATCGACGCACCTGCAAAAGCGTCTGCCGCCGCAGCAGCAGCTCACGGCACTTCTTCACCGGAGCCGGTGAAGTACCAGCCGGTGACTTTGCCGTTGAGAACGAGCGCCTGTGCTTCGGCGGGCTGCGGGCCAAACACGGTTTTTGCATTGAAGTTCACCTTCACCGCCCAGCCACCCTTGCCTTGGATCGTCGTGGGCTGCGGCTCCTGCCAGCCGGTGATGTTCTCCGGCGTGATTTCCGTGACCTGGCCGCGCTTCATGCTGGCAACGAGCAGCGGATAAGCGCCGGACGAGTCACGCACCGGCTTGCCGCTCGCATCCGCCTCGCTGCTGGAGGGCGCGGCAGAGACATGCTGTGCGGAGGACATCTGCTTCTTTGCCGCAATGGCCTTGAGCTCCGCCGCGCGCACGATCTTCCACTTTTCGTAAACTTCATTGAGCCGCATCTTCAAATCTGTGCTGTCGATGGGCAGTTGCGCGCGTGCTGGTGACGTGGCCGTGGGCGCTAACGTGATGACACCGTTGTCAGCGCTGATGGCAAAGGCTATGCCACCGGCAGCCACCTTGCTGGCGCCGACGCTCATCTTGAACTCGGCCTCCTGCAGCAGTTGCACCTCGCGTGGGGGGGCGAAAGCAGAAGGCGGAATCTTCTGCCAGTTGCCGGTGAGAACCTCGATGGGATCGAACCTGGGCCCCGCTGAGACCGCGACAGACGCAGATGCCGGAGTGGGTGCCACCGGCTTGGGCGTCTCCACCACCACGGGCTTGACCGGTGCGGGCGCTGTTTCGATCGTGACTGGTTTTTTCTCCTCAACCGGCTTCACGGGAACGACTTTTGCCTGTTTCGGCGGGTTGAGGCTTTTGAAGACCATTTTCTGTCCAGGAGGTGCCAGGAAGTAATCATAACCTAGAAAGGCGGCACCGATGATGAGGATGGTATAGAAGAGTGATTTCATGAGAGTGGGGGATTGATGACTCATGCGTCATCACATGAGCAAGCGATCCAGTACTTCCACTTCTTGGGCGGGCAGTTACATTTTTCTGTCAAAAGTGTGTCAAAAGGGAACCAGGACGTGCTGCTTGCGGGCACGAATGCCTTCGCTACATAGCGTTCATGCCCCAACCCAATCTGCTCCTCGGAGTCAACATCGACCATGTCGTGACCCTGCGTCAGGCACGCTATCGTGCCATGCTGGAGTCGCCCAACGCGGAGCCTTCCGCGCTGACAGCGGCCTTGGAGGCCGAGGCTGCGGGAGCCCACTCGATCACCGTGCATTTGCGAGCCGACCGGCGTCACATCCAGGATGCCGATGTGCGGCTGCTGCAGAGCAAGATCACCACAAAGCTGAATCTGGAAATGGGCAACACCCGCGAGATCCTGGACATCGCCCTGGAAGTGCGGCCCCATTTTGTGTGCATGGTGCCGGAAAACCGCGAGGAGGTGACGACGGAAGGCGGTCTCGATGTGGCGGGCCAGCGTGAATCCCTGCGCGGAACCGTGAAGGCGCTCAGCGACAACGGCACCCGCGTCAGCATGTTCATCGACCCGGACCTCGAACAAGTGCGCGCCAGCGCCGAAATCGGCGCGGCCATGATCGAACTGCACACCGGCACCTTCGCCAATCACACCGGTGCCGAACGTGCCGCCGAGGTGCGGCGTCTGTGCGCGGCGGCCGAGCTGGGACATGAGCTGGGCCTGCAAATCAATGCCGGGCATGGGCTCACGACGAGCAATCTTCCCGACCTCTGGGCCGTTCCGCATCTCGCGGAGTTGAACATCGGTCATCACATTGTTTCGCGTGCCGTGTTCATCGGCCTGCGTGAAGCGGTGAAAGAAATGCTGGCGGTCATGGCGACCTATCGCGACTGAACACCGATGAAACCCACCGGCATCGGCATTGATCTCGTCGAGGTGTCCCGCATCCGCGAGTTGCTGGAAAAGCACGGCCAGCGCTTCAAAGAGCGCACCTTCACGGCGGCGGAGATCGCCTACTGCGATGCCTGCGCTGAACCGGCGATGCACTACGCGGCACGATTCGCCGCCAAAGAGGCCGTGGCCAAGGCCCTCGGCACCGGCATCTGGGCCGAAGGCGTGAACTGGACCGACATCGAAGTCGTGCGCGAGACCAGTGGCAAACCGATGATCACCCTGCATGGCATGGCCAAAGAACACGCCGGCGACGCCTCCTGCCTCGTGAGCCTGACACATACCCGTGAGCTGGCCATGGCGCAGGTTTTGCTGGCGTGAGCTTTCTCTTTTCACACACTGCCGCAGCCGCTACAATCCGCTCAGAATATCATGCGACGCGCGATCTATCCCGGCAGCTTTGACCCTATCACCAACGGCCACCTCGACGTGTTGCAGCGTGCGGCGGGCATTTTTGACAATCTCATCATCGCCGTGGCCCGGGACAATACGAAGCAGAGCCTCTTCAGTGTGGAGGAACGCGTCGAGCTCATCCGCTCCGCCACCGCCGAGATCAATGGCATCGAGGTCATGCCGTTCGAGGGCCTGCTGGTGAATTTTGCCCGCAAACACAAGGCCATCGCCCTCGTGCGCGGCCTTCGCGCGGTATCCGACTTCGAATTCGAGTTCCAACTCGCCCTCATGAATCGTAAATTGGAACCGAACCTCGAAACCCTGTTCCTCATGCCCCGCGAAGAGTACACCTATATCAGCAGCCGTTTGGTGAAAGAAATCTGCCGTCTGGGTGGCCACATTGATCAGTTCGTTCCTCCAAACGTGGCGCTGGCGTTGCGGTCCAAGCTTCAATAACCCCCCTTTCCCATGCACCGCCCCTTTCAAATCGACCTGCGCTCCATCCCCGAGGGAGGCAAAGACATCTCCGGCCAGGAACCGCCCGCCTTCTTCGCCTTGGACGAAAAAGACCCCGTTCAGCCCATTTCCCCGCTGAAGTATGAGCTCCATCTGGAGCGCGACGGCAGCGATCTCCTCGTCAGCGGCCGGCTGGAGGCCACCTTCAGCCTCGAATGCGGCGGCTGCCTGGAACGCTTCGAGTTCCGGGTGGAACTGGCCGATTACGCCTCCGAAATCGAGATTGCGAAGGATGGTACGATCAACTTGACGGATACCATCCGGGAAGATACTCTCCTGGCCCTTCCGAGCTACCCACGCTGTGAGGACGGCAATGTCCGGCCTCGTCAGTGTCCCGCCGAAGGCAGGTTTGAACCCGCGCTGGAAACAGCCGAAGAAGAACCTCAAAGTGCGGGCCCGGGTGTGTGGGAAGCCTTAAACAAGTTGAACTAGACCAGACCCCCCACCCGACAACTCTCATGGCCAATCCGAAGCGCAGACAATCCAAGAGCCGCCAACGCATGCGTCAAGGCGCAAACCGCTGGAAGGCGCCCACCCTTAAGAGCTGCCCCGAATGCGGCACCACCGTCCCCGGCCACGTCGCCTGCCCTTCCTGCGGCTACTACCGCGGCCGTCAGGTGATCAGCAAGGTCGCCGGCGAAAGCTGATCCCCTCCCCTTTCTTTTTTTCATCAACCCCGCTGCGTCTCACGACGCGGCGGGGTTTTTGTTTTGCCCGCAAACATCACAGCCAACAAAAAAGCCAGATGGACGACCATCTGGCTTCCTCGAAATGGGTTGATGCGCGAGGTTACTCGGCGTTTTCTTCGACGTAGCGGACGACGTCGCCAACGGACTGGAGTTTTTCAGCTTCTTCATCCGGCACGTCGATGCCGAACTCGTCCTCGAAGGCCATCACCAGCTCGACGGTGTCGAGGGAGTCGGCGCCGAGATCTTCGATGAACTTGGCTTCGGGGGTGACCTGCTCGGGGTTCACGCCGAGCTGTTCAACGATGATGTCTCTGACTTTTTCTGTGATGTTTTCTGCCATAGATAGGGGGTGGTGAGATGGGGCGGAGCTTTAGCGGCTGCCTTTGCTTTGGCAAGGGGAAAATCCGGCCTTTTTCAAACGATGCAAAACAACGTCATGGCTGAAGTTCCTCTGGTGTGGATTCACCACTGCCGGGTTCGCTGATCTTTTCGATCAACTCGCCGCTGAAATGGCCGAGCAGACGTTCCAGAATCTTGTCGGCGCCACCAAACTTCAGGTCATCGATCACGGCACGTTTTTCGACCGT is a window encoding:
- a CDS encoding ATP-binding cassette domain-containing protein, yielding MIQVKNLIKVFGTKVAVDDVSFSVEKGEVLGFLGPNGAGKSTTMRMVTGYFRPTGGSVKLCGIDMLEEPELAKQRLGYLPENAPLYSDMTVASFLAFCAEMRGLHGSARTKAIDRVLDMCFLDNVRNQSVDTLSKGYRHRTCFAQSIIHDPDVLILDEPTDGLDPNQKHEVRSMIKRMGQNKAIIFSTHILEEVEAACSRAIIIDRGKVVADGTPESLKKLVPGANSLDEVFRSITKPDTAKKAA
- a CDS encoding MGMT family protein — translated: MTPFQQRVYEFIREVPRGKVTTYRAIAKALHCRSAQAIGQALKRNPLAPEVPCHRVIRADLTLGGYSGQTAGKKMREKLALLKSEGVEFVDGRLKDSARVWPEE
- a CDS encoding pyridoxine 5'-phosphate synthase, whose product is MPQPNLLLGVNIDHVVTLRQARYRAMLESPNAEPSALTAALEAEAAGAHSITVHLRADRRHIQDADVRLLQSKITTKLNLEMGNTREILDIALEVRPHFVCMVPENREEVTTEGGLDVAGQRESLRGTVKALSDNGTRVSMFIDPDLEQVRASAEIGAAMIELHTGTFANHTGAERAAEVRRLCAAAELGHELGLQINAGHGLTTSNLPDLWAVPHLAELNIGHHIVSRAVFIGLREAVKEMLAVMATYRD
- the acpS gene encoding holo-ACP synthase yields the protein MKPTGIGIDLVEVSRIRELLEKHGQRFKERTFTAAEIAYCDACAEPAMHYAARFAAKEAVAKALGTGIWAEGVNWTDIEVVRETSGKPMITLHGMAKEHAGDASCLVSLTHTRELAMAQVLLA
- the coaD gene encoding pantetheine-phosphate adenylyltransferase, with the protein product MRRAIYPGSFDPITNGHLDVLQRAAGIFDNLIIAVARDNTKQSLFSVEERVELIRSATAEINGIEVMPFEGLLVNFARKHKAIALVRGLRAVSDFEFEFQLALMNRKLEPNLETLFLMPREEYTYISSRLVKEICRLGGHIDQFVPPNVALALRSKLQ
- a CDS encoding DUF177 domain-containing protein, encoding MHRPFQIDLRSIPEGGKDISGQEPPAFFALDEKDPVQPISPLKYELHLERDGSDLLVSGRLEATFSLECGGCLERFEFRVELADYASEIEIAKDGTINLTDTIREDTLLALPSYPRCEDGNVRPRQCPAEGRFEPALETAEEEPQSAGPGVWEALNKLN
- the rpmF gene encoding 50S ribosomal protein L32 → MANPKRRQSKSRQRMRQGANRWKAPTLKSCPECGTTVPGHVACPSCGYYRGRQVISKVAGES
- the acpP gene encoding acyl carrier protein, yielding MAENITEKVRDIIVEQLGVNPEQVTPEAKFIEDLGADSLDTVELVMAFEDEFGIDVPDEEAEKLQSVGDVVRYVEENAE